In one window of Oncorhynchus gorbuscha isolate QuinsamMale2020 ecotype Even-year linkage group LG23, OgorEven_v1.0, whole genome shotgun sequence DNA:
- the LOC124010960 gene encoding ras-related protein Rab-6B-like isoform X3 produces MSTTTGGGEFGNPLRKFKLVFLGEQSVGKTSLITRFMYDSFDNTYQATIGIDFLSKTMYLEDRTVRLQLWDTAGQERFRSLIPSYIRDSTIAVVVYDITNLNSFQQTSKWIDDVRTERGSDVIIMLVGNKTDLADKRQITTEEGEQRAKELNVMFIETSAKTGYNVKQLFRRVAAALPGMDSTPEKSKEDMIDIKLEKPPEMAVTESSCSC; encoded by the exons ATGTCGACCACGACCGGCGGTGGAGAGTTTGGCAACCCTCTGCGGAAATTCAAGCTCGTATTCTTAGGCGAACAAAGTG TGGGAAAGACATCACTTATCACCAGGTTTATGTATGACAGCTTTGACAACACCTATCAG GCAACAATTGGCATAGACTTTTTATCGAAGACGATGTATCTGGAAGATCGTACG GTCCGACTCCAGCTCTGGGACACTGCTGGACAGGAGCGTTTCCGTAGTCTCATTCCCAGCTACATCCGCGACTCCACCATCGCTGTGGTGGTTTATGACATCACCA ACCTCAATTCATTCCAGCAAACCTCTAAGTGGATTGATGatgtcagaacagagagaggaagtgatgtcATTATCATGCTTGTGGGAAACAAAACAGACCTGGCTGATAAAag ACAGATCACCACGGAAGAGGGCGAGCAGAGAGCTAAGGAACTGAATGTCATGTTCATTGAAACCAGCGCAAAGACTGGCTACAATGTCAAACAG CTGTTTCGCCGTGTTGCCGCAGCCCTACCTGGGATGGATAGCACACCAGAGAAGAGCAAAGAGGACA TGATCGATATCAAACTGGAGAAGCCGCCGGAGATGGCTGTGACAGAGAGCAGCTGCTCCTGCTAG
- the LOC124010960 gene encoding ras-related protein Rab-6A-like isoform X4, which yields MSTTTGGGEFGNPLRKFKLVFLGEQSVGKTSLITRFMYDSFDNTYQATIGIDFLSKTMYLEDRTIRLQLWDTAGQERFRSLIPSYIRDSAAAVVVYDIANLNSFQQTSKWIDDVRTERGSDVIIMLVGNKTDLADKRQITTEEGEQRAKELNVMFIETSAKTGYNVKQLFRRVAAALPGMDSTPEKSKEDMIDIKLEKPPEMAVTESSCSC from the exons ATGTCGACCACGACCGGCGGTGGAGAGTTTGGCAACCCTCTGCGGAAATTCAAGCTCGTATTCTTAGGCGAACAAAGTG TGGGAAAGACATCACTTATCACCAGGTTTATGTATGACAGCTTTGACAACACCTATCAG GCAACAATTGGCATAGACTTTTTATCGAAGACGATGTATCTGGAAGATCGTACG ATTCGGCTCCAGCTGTGGGATACAGCGGGGCAGGAGCGGTTCCGCAGTCTCATCCCCAGCTACATCAGAGACTCAGCCGCTGCTGTGGTGGTTTATGACATAGCAA ACCTCAATTCATTCCAGCAAACCTCTAAGTGGATTGATGatgtcagaacagagagaggaagtgatgtcATTATCATGCTTGTGGGAAACAAAACAGACCTGGCTGATAAAag ACAGATCACCACGGAAGAGGGCGAGCAGAGAGCTAAGGAACTGAATGTCATGTTCATTGAAACCAGCGCAAAGACTGGCTACAATGTCAAACAG CTGTTTCGCCGTGTTGCCGCAGCCCTACCTGGGATGGATAGCACACCAGAGAAGAGCAAAGAGGACA TGATCGATATCAAACTGGAGAAGCCGCCGGAGATGGCTGTGACAGAGAGCAGCTGCTCCTGCTAG
- the LOC124010960 gene encoding ras-related protein Rab-6A-like isoform X2: MSTTTGGGEFGNPLRKFKLVFLGEQSVGKTSLITRFMYDSFDNTYQATIGIDFLSKTMYLEDRTVRLQLWDTAGQERFRSLIPSYIRDSTIAVVVYDITNLNSFQQTSKWIDDVRTERGSDVIIMLVGNKTDLADKRQVSVETAERKARELNVMYIETSAKAGYNVKQLFRRVAAALPGMDSTPEKSKEDMIDIKLEKPPEMAVTESSCSC, translated from the exons ATGTCGACCACGACCGGCGGTGGAGAGTTTGGCAACCCTCTGCGGAAATTCAAGCTCGTATTCTTAGGCGAACAAAGTG TGGGAAAGACATCACTTATCACCAGGTTTATGTATGACAGCTTTGACAACACCTATCAG GCAACAATTGGCATAGACTTTTTATCGAAGACGATGTATCTGGAAGATCGTACG GTCCGACTCCAGCTCTGGGACACTGCTGGACAGGAGCGTTTCCGTAGTCTCATTCCCAGCTACATCCGCGACTCCACCATCGCTGTGGTGGTTTATGACATCACCA ACCTCAATTCATTCCAGCAAACCTCTAAGTGGATTGATGatgtcagaacagagagaggaagtgatgtcATTATCATGCTTGTGGGAAACAAAACAGACCTGGCTGATAAAag ACAAGTGTCTGTAGAGACTGCAGAAAGGAAAGCTCGTGAACTCAATGTGATGTACATAGAGACCAGTGCCAAGGCTGGCTATAACGTCAAACAG CTGTTTCGCCGTGTTGCCGCAGCCCTACCTGGGATGGATAGCACACCAGAGAAGAGCAAAGAGGACA TGATCGATATCAAACTGGAGAAGCCGCCGGAGATGGCTGTGACAGAGAGCAGCTGCTCCTGCTAG
- the LOC124010960 gene encoding ras-related protein Rab-6A-like isoform X1: MSTTTGGGEFGNPLRKFKLVFLGEQSVGKTSLITRFMYDSFDNTYQATIGIDFLSKTMYLEDRTIRLQLWDTAGQERFRSLIPSYIRDSAAAVVVYDIANLNSFQQTSKWIDDVRTERGSDVIIMLVGNKTDLADKRQVSVETAERKARELNVMYIETSAKAGYNVKQLFRRVAAALPGMDSTPEKSKEDMIDIKLEKPPEMAVTESSCSC; the protein is encoded by the exons ATGTCGACCACGACCGGCGGTGGAGAGTTTGGCAACCCTCTGCGGAAATTCAAGCTCGTATTCTTAGGCGAACAAAGTG TGGGAAAGACATCACTTATCACCAGGTTTATGTATGACAGCTTTGACAACACCTATCAG GCAACAATTGGCATAGACTTTTTATCGAAGACGATGTATCTGGAAGATCGTACG ATTCGGCTCCAGCTGTGGGATACAGCGGGGCAGGAGCGGTTCCGCAGTCTCATCCCCAGCTACATCAGAGACTCAGCCGCTGCTGTGGTGGTTTATGACATAGCAA ACCTCAATTCATTCCAGCAAACCTCTAAGTGGATTGATGatgtcagaacagagagaggaagtgatgtcATTATCATGCTTGTGGGAAACAAAACAGACCTGGCTGATAAAag ACAAGTGTCTGTAGAGACTGCAGAAAGGAAAGCTCGTGAACTCAATGTGATGTACATAGAGACCAGTGCCAAGGCTGGCTATAACGTCAAACAG CTGTTTCGCCGTGTTGCCGCAGCCCTACCTGGGATGGATAGCACACCAGAGAAGAGCAAAGAGGACA TGATCGATATCAAACTGGAGAAGCCGCCGGAGATGGCTGTGACAGAGAGCAGCTGCTCCTGCTAG